A window of the Halobacterium hubeiense genome harbors these coding sequences:
- a CDS encoding polyprenyl synthetase family protein: MEYVEAHRAAIEQRLAETVAAVEPSELSDELEHVVLAGGKRVRPTLTVLVCEAAGGDSEDAMGFAVGIELVHNASLVVDDIIDQSALRRGKASAWAAFDHGPALVASNGLLGEAFALFSRDPRAMECVTDALVELGEGEAIELVDRPETEEEYMELARRKTGALFRAAAELGAVAADADGRSVEALGEYAERVGVAFQIRDDVLDATAASEDLGKPAGIDEELDRPSIVRVTDRSPAELNALAERESERAMEALDSLDLPAGEAYDYLEYLAEFVVSREA; this comes from the coding sequence ATGGAGTACGTGGAGGCGCACCGCGCCGCCATCGAGCAGCGGCTCGCGGAGACCGTCGCGGCCGTGGAGCCGTCGGAGCTCAGCGACGAACTCGAACACGTCGTGCTCGCGGGCGGCAAGCGCGTGCGCCCGACGCTCACCGTGCTCGTCTGCGAGGCCGCGGGCGGGGACAGCGAGGACGCGATGGGGTTCGCGGTCGGCATCGAACTCGTCCACAACGCCTCGCTGGTCGTCGACGACATCATCGACCAGTCCGCGCTCCGCCGCGGGAAGGCCAGCGCGTGGGCGGCGTTCGACCACGGCCCCGCGCTCGTCGCGTCGAACGGCCTGCTCGGGGAGGCGTTCGCGCTGTTCTCCCGGGACCCCCGCGCGATGGAGTGCGTGACCGACGCGCTCGTGGAACTCGGCGAGGGCGAAGCCATCGAACTCGTGGACCGCCCGGAGACCGAGGAGGAGTACATGGAGTTGGCGCGCCGGAAGACGGGCGCGCTGTTCCGCGCGGCCGCGGAACTCGGCGCGGTCGCGGCGGACGCCGACGGCCGCTCGGTGGAGGCGCTCGGAGAGTACGCCGAGCGCGTCGGCGTCGCGTTCCAGATTCGGGACGACGTCCTCGACGCCACCGCGGCCAGCGAGGACCTCGGGAAGCCCGCGGGCATCGACGAGGAGCTGGACCGGCCGAGCATCGTCCGGGTCACCGACCGGTCGCCCGCGGAGTTGAACGCGCTCGCCGAGCGCGAGAGCGAGCGCGCGATGGAGGCCCTCGACAGCCTCGACCTGCCGGCCGGCGAAGCCTACGACTACTTGGAGTACCTCGCGGAGTTCGTTGTCTCGCGGGAAGCCTAG
- a CDS encoding electron transfer flavoprotein subunit beta/FixA family protein encodes MKVLVTVKEVATVEDDFEISGTEIEETYLDYDLNEWDDYAVEEAVQLAEAGDDVEVVAVTIGPERSEETIRMALAKGADRAVRVWDDAIEDVELLDVETKAELLAAVVEDEDPDLVLSGVQANDDSFGATGVALAETLGFEWAAVVNALDTENVLEEGVAAVRRELEGGVEELTDVELPAVLAIQTGINEPRYASLRGIRQAQSKEIDVQTLDDVGLGAEDVASSLDVTAMYEPETESDAQYLDGDAGEQAAKLADVLREKGVVGE; translated from the coding sequence ATGAAGGTTCTCGTCACCGTCAAGGAGGTCGCTACTGTCGAGGACGACTTCGAGATTTCCGGCACGGAAATCGAGGAGACGTACCTCGACTACGACCTCAACGAGTGGGACGACTACGCCGTCGAGGAGGCCGTCCAGCTCGCGGAGGCCGGCGACGACGTCGAAGTCGTCGCGGTCACCATCGGCCCGGAGCGAAGCGAGGAGACGATTCGGATGGCGCTGGCGAAGGGCGCCGACCGCGCGGTCCGCGTCTGGGACGACGCCATCGAGGACGTCGAACTGCTCGACGTCGAGACGAAGGCCGAACTGCTCGCCGCCGTCGTCGAGGACGAGGACCCCGACCTCGTGCTCTCGGGGGTGCAGGCCAACGACGACAGCTTCGGCGCGACCGGCGTCGCGCTCGCCGAAACACTCGGCTTCGAGTGGGCGGCCGTCGTGAACGCCCTCGACACCGAGAACGTGCTGGAGGAGGGCGTCGCCGCGGTCCGCCGCGAACTGGAGGGCGGCGTCGAGGAACTCACCGACGTCGAACTCCCGGCGGTGCTGGCCATCCAGACGGGCATCAACGAGCCCCGCTACGCCAGCCTCCGGGGCATCCGGCAGGCCCAGTCGAAGGAAATCGACGTGCAGACCCTCGACGACGTCGGGCTCGGCGCCGAGGACGTCGCCAGCAGCCTCGACGTGACCGCGATGTACGAGCCCGAGACCGAGAGCGACGCCCAGTACCTCGACGGCGACGCCGGCGAGCAGGCCGCGAAGCTCGCTGACGTCCTCCGCGAGAAGGGGGTGGTCGGCGAATGA
- a CDS encoding electron transfer flavoprotein subunit alpha/FixB family protein, which produces MTSDVLVVADHRRGDLRDVSLELLSAGRELADAAGGDLHAAVISGNVESFAEDLDREGVDRIHTVAHGEEFNHDVYAQALTAIAEDLAPEFVVAPNSVNGLDYAPAVATRLDRPYVSDAVGLDYSEGTLEVTREMYGSKVETTVDVAEGPFVVSIRGGEWPPAEGVGDAEVSEFDFEVDEDAVRSKVKGFEEVGGGDVDIADADFLVSIGRGIEEEENLELVEELAEVTGATLSSSRPIVDNGWLPKNRQVGQSGKQVTPDVYLAIGISGAVQHVAGMKGADTIIAVNTDPNAPIFDIADYGVVGDLFDVVPALIEEFGGEPPSV; this is translated from the coding sequence ATGACCTCGGACGTGCTCGTCGTCGCCGACCACCGCCGCGGCGACCTGCGCGACGTCAGCCTCGAACTGCTCTCGGCGGGCCGCGAGCTCGCGGACGCCGCGGGCGGCGACCTCCACGCGGCCGTGATTTCGGGGAACGTCGAGTCGTTCGCCGAGGACCTCGACCGCGAGGGCGTCGACCGGATTCACACGGTCGCCCACGGCGAGGAGTTCAACCACGACGTCTACGCGCAGGCGCTCACCGCGATCGCCGAGGACCTCGCCCCCGAGTTCGTCGTGGCGCCGAACAGCGTCAACGGCCTCGACTACGCGCCCGCGGTCGCCACGCGGCTCGACCGGCCGTACGTCTCCGACGCCGTCGGCCTCGACTACAGCGAGGGCACGCTGGAAGTCACCCGCGAGATGTACGGCTCGAAGGTCGAGACCACCGTCGACGTCGCGGAGGGACCGTTCGTGGTCTCGATTCGCGGCGGCGAGTGGCCGCCCGCCGAGGGCGTCGGCGACGCCGAAGTCAGCGAATTCGACTTCGAGGTCGACGAGGACGCCGTCCGGTCGAAGGTGAAGGGCTTCGAGGAGGTCGGCGGCGGCGACGTCGACATCGCCGACGCGGACTTCCTCGTCTCCATCGGCCGCGGCATCGAGGAGGAGGAGAATCTCGAACTCGTCGAGGAACTCGCCGAGGTGACCGGTGCGACGCTGTCCTCGTCGCGCCCCATCGTGGACAACGGCTGGCTCCCGAAGAACCGGCAGGTCGGCCAGTCCGGCAAGCAGGTCACCCCGGACGTCTACCTCGCCATCGGCATCTCCGGCGCCGTCCAGCACGTCGCCGGGATGAAGGGCGCGGACACCATCATCGCGGTGAACACGGACCCGAACGCGCCCATCTTCGACATCGCGGACTACGGCGTCGTCGGCGACCTCTTCGACGTCGTGCCCGCGCTCATCGAGGAGTTCGGCGGGGAGCCGCCGAGCGTCTGA
- a CDS encoding DUF373 family protein has product MLLVLCVDLDDDLGRKTGVPTPVVGRNEVEHAAVSLAEADPEDSDVNVLFEGVHLHDQYSTDEEVEVAAVTGLERGDVAANRKVGREVDEVLASIQSDDPVRAVVVTDGAQDESVVPVIRSRVPIDAVKRVVVRQAQDLESMYYTLKQVMNDPETRGTLLVPLGILLLIYPLAVLADVLGLPGAVLGVSSAAVGLYALFRGLGLESTVDAAVERVRSGLYTGRVTLITYVVAAALLVIGGVEGMNQLAAVRENTSGSLAPPTVVAALTYGAVRWFAAAGLTTSLGQVTDEYLAERFRWRYLNAPFYVLSIAAVLHMLSAFFLGYVTLTELAAVLTAGTLVSVLSTLTFAVVESWRADRKGGPDAA; this is encoded by the coding sequence ATGCTGCTCGTGCTGTGCGTGGACCTCGACGACGACCTCGGCCGGAAGACCGGCGTGCCGACGCCGGTGGTCGGCCGCAACGAGGTCGAACACGCCGCGGTGTCGCTGGCGGAGGCCGACCCCGAGGACAGCGACGTGAACGTCCTCTTCGAGGGCGTCCACCTCCACGACCAGTACAGCACCGACGAGGAGGTGGAGGTCGCCGCCGTCACCGGCCTCGAACGCGGCGACGTCGCCGCCAACCGGAAAGTCGGCCGCGAAGTCGACGAGGTGCTGGCGAGCATCCAGAGCGACGACCCCGTTCGCGCGGTGGTCGTCACGGACGGCGCGCAGGACGAGTCCGTCGTCCCCGTCATCCGCTCTCGGGTGCCTATCGACGCCGTCAAGCGCGTCGTCGTGCGGCAAGCCCAGGACCTCGAGTCGATGTACTACACGCTCAAGCAGGTGATGAACGACCCCGAGACCCGCGGGACGCTGTTGGTGCCGCTGGGCATCCTGTTGCTCATCTACCCGCTGGCGGTGCTCGCGGACGTGCTCGGGCTCCCGGGCGCAGTCCTCGGGGTCTCCTCGGCAGCGGTCGGACTGTACGCGCTGTTCCGCGGGCTCGGCCTCGAATCCACCGTGGACGCCGCCGTCGAGCGCGTTCGCTCGGGCCTGTACACGGGCCGCGTGACGCTCATCACGTACGTCGTCGCGGCCGCCCTGCTGGTCATCGGCGGCGTCGAGGGAATGAACCAACTCGCGGCCGTCCGCGAGAACACGTCCGGGTCGCTGGCACCCCCGACGGTCGTCGCGGCGCTCACGTACGGCGCCGTCCGGTGGTTCGCGGCGGCGGGACTCACCACGAGCCTCGGCCAGGTCACCGACGAGTACCTCGCCGAGCGGTTCCGCTGGCGGTACCTGAACGCGCCGTTCTACGTGCTCTCCATCGCCGCGGTCCTGCACATGCTGTCGGCGTTCTTCCTCGGGTACGTCACGCTCACCGAACTCGCCGCGGTGCTGACGGCGGGCACACTGGTGAGCGTGCTCTCGACGCTGACGTTCGCCGTCGTCGAGTCGTGGCGCGCCGACCGGAAGGGCGGCCCGGACGCCGCCTAG